Genomic DNA from Candidatus Kaiserbacteria bacterium:
GCCATGCAAAGCGCATCATCGAAACACTCGGCTCACGCGGAGTGTTTGTCGGGATAGATGCCGATGTGACTGCGATTACAAAGGGCACCGAGGTGCTCAGAGGAAGCGCATGCACACTGCATCTTTGTAACGGAAACTTTAGAACGATTGACTCAATTTTAGAACAACTTCATATAGAGCATGCTGATGCAATTCTTGCCGACCTTGGTTGGCGGATGGAACAGTTTAGTGGCAACGGGAAAGGATTCTCCTTTCAAGTGGACGAGCCACTCCTCATGACGTTTGGTGACCCAAAAGACTATGTCTTTACGGCACGCGACATCGTGAATGAGTGGGACGAAGAAAATCTCATCAATATCCTTCGTGGATACGGTGAAGAACGCTTTGCGGGACGCATCGCACGACACATAGTCGAGGCGCGCGCAGAGAAACCGATAGAAACCACCTTTGAACTTGTTGCCATTATTGAGTCTGCAGTGCCCGCTTTCTACAAGCGCGCCCGCATCCACTGTGCTACCCGCACTTTCCAAGCACTCCGCATCACCGTGAACGACGAGTTTCTTGCACTTGAAGACTTTATCAAGAAGTCAGTTGCACTCCTCTCGCCACACGGACGACTCGCGGTCATTACCTTCCATAGTATTGAAGACCGCATTGTTAAGCATCTCTTTAAAAACCTTGCACACGATCATATTGGTATCGTGCATACCAAAAAACCTATTATTGCATCCCCTGAAGAATTACAAGAAAATCCCCGCGCACGCAGCGCCAAATTACGTATTTTTGAGAAACATGAGGAAGTATAAAACCACAACAGCACACAAAGACGAGTCACGGCTCTTTTACCTTGCGCTGTCGTGTTTTGTGATGGTACTCTTTTTATACATGTATTTCGTTAGTTCCTCTGTCCTTAATGTGGTTATGCGGAAAGAAGTAGATACGCGCATTGCCGAGGTGGGAACAGTTATTGGTGATCTCGAATCAACATATATTGAAATGCAACATGATGTGAGTAGTGACATCGCGACCCATCGGGG
This window encodes:
- the rsmH gene encoding 16S rRNA (cytosine(1402)-N(4))-methyltransferase RsmH, translated to MQSHKTVLTDEAVDALAINDSSVVVDATLGSSGHAKRIIETLGSRGVFVGIDADVTAITKGTEVLRGSACTLHLCNGNFRTIDSILEQLHIEHADAILADLGWRMEQFSGNGKGFSFQVDEPLLMTFGDPKDYVFTARDIVNEWDEENLINILRGYGEERFAGRIARHIVEARAEKPIETTFELVAIIESAVPAFYKRARIHCATRTFQALRITVNDEFLALEDFIKKSVALLSPHGRLAVITFHSIEDRIVKHLFKNLAHDHIGIVHTKKPIIASPEELQENPRARSAKLRIFEKHEEV